The following proteins are co-located in the Silene latifolia isolate original U9 population chromosome 1, ASM4854445v1, whole genome shotgun sequence genome:
- the LOC141651859 gene encoding uncharacterized protein LOC141651859, with translation MRVKVPYYDPVKSECVMRYQKMQEEFEKLAIKAMNSAGDFDTVLTGITTISQNLTTQNDIANEGRMSSEQVSQNEDRRGIIFFMDNSDGSQTKVALQDPNQVKAVGRPRITVRQKQTGVSRKKKSQRTNLQNKTSQENIPKKRKNRNTGTAQDEMALDEDDLFLRPSASVANCGPTTHLSDDIHHPGEYTRMLQYFEQRGQSNNLVNEKLSRSNMEQQS, from the exons ATGAGAGTTAAAGTTCCTTATTATGATCCGGTGAAAAGTGAGTGTGTTATGAGGTATCAAAAAATGCAAGAGGAATTTGAAAAACTTGCCATTAAAGCAATGAATTCTGCTGGTGACTTCGATACTGTATTGACTGGTATTACGACTATTAGCCAAAATCTTACAACGCAGAATGACATTGCTAATGAGGGTAGAATGTCATCTGAACAAGTCAGCCAAAATGAAGATCGGCGAGGTATCATATTTTTCATGGATAATTCAGATGGATCTCAGACTAAGGTTGCATTACAAGACCCGAATCAAGTGAAAGCTGTCGGAAGACCAAGAATAACAGTTAGACAAAAGCAGACCGGTGTCTCAAGGAAAAAAAAATCACAGAGGAcaaacctgcaaaacaaaacatCTCAG GAAAACATTCCAAAGAAGAGGAAAAATAGAAATACTGGAACTGCACAAGATGAAATGGCCTTGGATGAAGATGATTTATTTCTAAGACCAAGTGCGAGTGTTGCTAATTGTGGACCAACAACTCACTTATCAGATGATATACATCATCCCGGTGAATATACAAGGATGTTG CAATATTTTGAACAAAGAGGACAATCAAATAACCTTGTGAATGAAAAATTAAGTAGATCAAACATGGAGCAGCAGTCATAG
- the LOC141651794 gene encoding monooxygenase 3-like isoform X2, protein MEEIVIVGGGIGGLATALALHRMGLKSLVLETSDSLRCSGFALAMWNNAWIALDALGVADSLRQQHTQILEMVWLSTNSGRQISRTALNSKRRNGTNEARFVERKAIVEAIAKELPKDYIMFSTKVDYIENMGYFKMLHLTNGSTLTTKVLIGADGVNSVVARSLRLKKPHFDGRWSIRGFVHFTGIHKLEPVFLQCIGNGVRFGIVPCGDTSVYWFYIWPSSDQEKGLKGNQAMMKQFVLSNLKRVPPKILEIIDKTKDEDVLFAPLSLRPPWELFRGNISKDNVCVVGDAFHPMTPDLGQGGCSTLEDAIILAKHIGRAMLQGRIQTNKSQLLQDEYVHVLIKDALTKYSQERKWRVIGLTSTAFIVGNIQQSCGKLMSLLREQHVLSSFLAKVMVNKGDYDCGKLMLGNKDENFNIDDHSH, encoded by the exons atggaagaaaTAGTGATAGTAGGAGGAGGAATAGGGGGACTAGCAACGGCACTCGCCCTACATAGAATGGGATTGAAGAGTTTGGTGTTGGAAACCTCGGATAGTCTGAGATGCTCTGGCTTTGCTCTGGCCATGTGGAACAATGCTTGGATTGCTTTGGATGCTCTTGGTGTTGCTGATTCTCTCCGTCAACAACATACCCAAATTCTCGA GATGGTTTGGCTCTCTACAAACTCGGGGCGCCAAATTTCGAGGACTGCACTTAACAGTAAAAGAAGAAA TGGTACCAATGAAGCGCGCTTTGTGGAGAGGAAAGCCATTGTAGAAGCCATTGCAAAAGAGCTTCCCAAAGATTATATAATGTTTTCGACAAAGGTCGATTATATTGAAAATATGGGCTATTTTAAAATGTTGCATCTTACCAATGGCTCTACCCTTACAACCAAG GTGTTAATTGGTGCAGATGGAGTAAATTCAGTGGTAGCGAGATCATTAAGACTTAAAAAGCCTCATTTTGATGGAAGGTGGTCTATAAGGGGATTTGTACATTTTACCGGAATTCATAAGCTTGAGCCTGTATTTCTCCAATGCATAGGAAATGGTGTTCGATTCGGAATTGTTCCTTGTGGTGACACAAGTGTATACTGGTTTTATATATGGCCATCATCTGATCaag AGAAAGGACTGAAAGGCAATCAAGCGATGATGAAGCAGTTCGTGCTAAGTAATCTCAAACGCGTTCCTCCAAAGATACTCGAAATCATAGACAAAACTAAAGATGAGGATGTCTTGTTTGCGCCATTAAGCTTAAGACCGCCATGGGAACTCTTTCGGGGAAATATAAGCAAAGACAATGTTTGTGTTGTTGGTGATGCTTTTCATCCAATGACACCCGACCTTGGTCAAGGAGGGTGCTCCACCTTGGAAGATGCGATCATCCTCGCTAAACACATCGGTCGAGCAATGTTACAAGGTCGTATCCAAACAAATAAGTCGCAATTATTACAAGACGAGTATGTACATGTACTAATCAAGGATGCATTAACCAAATATTCACAAGAGAGAAAATGGAGAGTTATCGGATTAACATCTACCGCTTTTATTGTTGGAAATATACAACAAAGTTGCGGAAAATTGATGAGCTTATTAAGAGAACAGCATGTTTTGTCATCCTTTTTAGCCAAGGTTATGGTTAACAAAGGTGATTACGATTGTGGGAAGCTTATGTTAGGGAATAAGGACGAGAACTTCAATATTGACGATCACAGTCACTAA
- the LOC141651794 gene encoding monooxygenase 3-like isoform X1, with translation MEEIVIVGGGIGGLATALALHRMGLKSLVLETSDSLRCSGFALAMWNNAWIALDALGVADSLRQQHTQILEMVWLSTNSGRQISRTALNSKRRNSGTNEARFVERKAIVEAIAKELPKDYIMFSTKVDYIENMGYFKMLHLTNGSTLTTKVLIGADGVNSVVARSLRLKKPHFDGRWSIRGFVHFTGIHKLEPVFLQCIGNGVRFGIVPCGDTSVYWFYIWPSSDQEKGLKGNQAMMKQFVLSNLKRVPPKILEIIDKTKDEDVLFAPLSLRPPWELFRGNISKDNVCVVGDAFHPMTPDLGQGGCSTLEDAIILAKHIGRAMLQGRIQTNKSQLLQDEYVHVLIKDALTKYSQERKWRVIGLTSTAFIVGNIQQSCGKLMSLLREQHVLSSFLAKVMVNKGDYDCGKLMLGNKDENFNIDDHSH, from the exons atggaagaaaTAGTGATAGTAGGAGGAGGAATAGGGGGACTAGCAACGGCACTCGCCCTACATAGAATGGGATTGAAGAGTTTGGTGTTGGAAACCTCGGATAGTCTGAGATGCTCTGGCTTTGCTCTGGCCATGTGGAACAATGCTTGGATTGCTTTGGATGCTCTTGGTGTTGCTGATTCTCTCCGTCAACAACATACCCAAATTCTCGA GATGGTTTGGCTCTCTACAAACTCGGGGCGCCAAATTTCGAGGACTGCACTTAACAGTAAAAGAAGAAA TAGTGGTACCAATGAAGCGCGCTTTGTGGAGAGGAAAGCCATTGTAGAAGCCATTGCAAAAGAGCTTCCCAAAGATTATATAATGTTTTCGACAAAGGTCGATTATATTGAAAATATGGGCTATTTTAAAATGTTGCATCTTACCAATGGCTCTACCCTTACAACCAAG GTGTTAATTGGTGCAGATGGAGTAAATTCAGTGGTAGCGAGATCATTAAGACTTAAAAAGCCTCATTTTGATGGAAGGTGGTCTATAAGGGGATTTGTACATTTTACCGGAATTCATAAGCTTGAGCCTGTATTTCTCCAATGCATAGGAAATGGTGTTCGATTCGGAATTGTTCCTTGTGGTGACACAAGTGTATACTGGTTTTATATATGGCCATCATCTGATCaag AGAAAGGACTGAAAGGCAATCAAGCGATGATGAAGCAGTTCGTGCTAAGTAATCTCAAACGCGTTCCTCCAAAGATACTCGAAATCATAGACAAAACTAAAGATGAGGATGTCTTGTTTGCGCCATTAAGCTTAAGACCGCCATGGGAACTCTTTCGGGGAAATATAAGCAAAGACAATGTTTGTGTTGTTGGTGATGCTTTTCATCCAATGACACCCGACCTTGGTCAAGGAGGGTGCTCCACCTTGGAAGATGCGATCATCCTCGCTAAACACATCGGTCGAGCAATGTTACAAGGTCGTATCCAAACAAATAAGTCGCAATTATTACAAGACGAGTATGTACATGTACTAATCAAGGATGCATTAACCAAATATTCACAAGAGAGAAAATGGAGAGTTATCGGATTAACATCTACCGCTTTTATTGTTGGAAATATACAACAAAGTTGCGGAAAATTGATGAGCTTATTAAGAGAACAGCATGTTTTGTCATCCTTTTTAGCCAAGGTTATGGTTAACAAAGGTGATTACGATTGTGGGAAGCTTATGTTAGGGAATAAGGACGAGAACTTCAATATTGACGATCACAGTCACTAA
- the LOC141640974 gene encoding putative protein FAR1-RELATED SEQUENCE 10 → MDNQSGSNIDDIHDERIETERFSGFSGDDNDGEYNFEDIGLSDDEELIPGSNSSTLEECAKENGEEDNLYNSDKEVDDENEHSVETEVEAPKDGMKFDTVEDLLKHLTDYAKQCAFSVRLRNVKPARNTNKPAKHILWICHKGRQQSSRSKNKMKPRPSQMTNCGANFNAKEFEGQWMYTSVNLDHNHPLKLEDIRYLRAFRKVPKEVERRIMINDEAGIRPSKTYLAEAVKSHGFQNLPFLERDMRNPLKRRDKRNWLDQIP, encoded by the coding sequence ATGGACAATCAAAGTGGCAGTAATATTGACGATATACATGATGAGAGGATCGAGACAGAACGTTTTTCAGGTTTTTCAGGGGATGATAATGATGGGGAGTATAATTTTGAGGATATTGGTCTATCTGATGATGAGGAACTTATACCAGGAAGCAATTCAAGTACTTTAGAAGAGTGTGCGAAAGAGAATGGTGAAGAAGATAATTTATACAACTCTGATAAAGAAGTCGATGATGAGAATGAACATTCTGTTGAAACTGAAGtggaagcgccaaaagatggcatgAAGTTTGACACAGTTGAAGATTTACTCAAACATCTCACTGACTATGCTAAACAATGTGCTTTTTCTGTTCGATTAAGGAATGTGAAGCCGGCCCGAAATACAAATAAGCCAGCTAAGCACATTTTATGGATTTGCCATAAGGGTAGACAACAATCGAGTAGGtcgaaaaataaaatgaaacctAGACCTTCTCAGATGACAAATTGCGGCGCAAATTTCAACGCGAAGGAGTTTGAGGGTCAATGGATGTATACGAGTGTAAACTTGGATCATAATCATCCCCTTAAGCTCGAAGATATCAGATATTTACGAGCTTTTAGAAAAGTGCCAAAAGAAGTTGAGAGGAGAATCATGATAAACGATGAGGCTGGTATAAGGCCTTCTAAAACCTATTTGGCTGAGGCGGTGAAAAGTCATGGCTTTCAAAATCTTCCCTTCCTAGAGAGAGATATGAGAAACCCGCTAAAAAGAAGAGACAAGAGAAATTGGCTGGACCAGATTCCGTAG
- the LOC141640980 gene encoding protein FAR-RED IMPAIRED RESPONSE 1-like: MPFAPFIGINHHGQTILLGCALLSSEDIETYRWLLRTWVDCMGGVAPKAIITDQSVPITKAIKLEMPNTRHRWCLWHIMEKQNKKFKSYKYFHEIKGAMSRCVYDSMSVDEFEASWKEFVDLYELKNNAWLYTLYKDRHRWVPTFLTDCFWAGMSTTQRNESVNAFFKGYVNSKTSLKEFVLKYDLALGAKCDKEILAEHQSRNTRYQIVTKFAAERFFQPVYTHYAFQKVMDEVRGCMYTTPSIHTDEEDLESSRWKTLVNLVICR; encoded by the coding sequence ATGCCATTTGCTCCTTTTATAGGGATAAATCATCACGGACAAACAATACTTTTGGGTTGTGCACTACTATCTAGCGAGGATATTGAAACCTATAGGTGGTTATTGAGGACATGGGTAGATTGCATGGGTGGTGTGGCACCTAAAGCTATAATCACTGATCAGAGTGTTCCTATAACAAAAGCAATTAAGTTGGAAATGCCGAATACTAGACACCGGTGGTGCCTTTGGCATATTATGgagaaacaaaacaaaaagttcAAGAGTTACAAATACTTCCACGAGATTAAAGGAGCCATGTCGAGGTGTGTTTATGACTCAATGAGCGTTGATGAGTTTGAAGCGAGTTGGAAGGAGTTTGTTGACCTCTATGAATTGAAAAATAATGCCTGGTTGTATACTTTGTACAAAGATAGACATCGTTGGGTTCCCACTTTTCTAACTGATTGTTTTTGGGCAGGCATGTCAACTACACAAAGAAATGAGAGCGTAAATGCTTTTTTTAAGGGTTACGTTAATAGTAAGACATCATTAAAAGAGTTTGTGCTTAAATATGATCTTGCCCTAGGTGCAAAATGTGACAAGGAAATACTGGCAGAGCACCAGTCAAGGAACACAAGGTACCAGATTGTTACTAAATTTGCTGCCGAAAGATTTTTTCAACCAGTTTACACACATTATGCATTCCAAAAGGTGATGGATGAGGTAAGAGGTTGCATGTATACTACTCCTAGTATCCATACAGATGAAGAAGATTTAGAGAGTTCAAGGTGGAAGACACTCGTGAATTTGGTGATTTGCCGATAG